Proteins encoded in a region of the Rutidosis leptorrhynchoides isolate AG116_Rl617_1_P2 chromosome 9, CSIRO_AGI_Rlap_v1, whole genome shotgun sequence genome:
- the LOC139867426 gene encoding pachytene checkpoint protein 2 homolog, which translates to METSVPMEITVQTLTNGDSVHGQTDIIPELAVASSPAPSSLPSPSPSPAPVVVEDKFLVSVEVCLKPSSTARIEDVKLAVERMLEKRNLSYVDGPIDVPINETFLVDNVQRICICDTEEWVENHDILLFWQVKPHVHVYQLSEEGPCEDLDGDSQLSSFSEWILPAKEFDGMWESLIYESGLKQRLLRYAASALLFTEKGVDPLLVAWNRIILLHGPPGTGKTSLCKALAQKLSIRFSSRYPHSQLVEVNAHSLFSKWFSESGKLVAKLFQKIQEMVEEENNLVFVLIDEVESLAAARKAALSGSEPSDSIRVVNALLTQMDKLRSSPNVIILTTSNITAAIDIAFVDRADIKAYVGPPTVQARYEILRSSLQELLRTGILSSSQDDGGHLILPNYASLKAGLASATAEDSQYNLNIYKHLLAAAEACEGLSGRSLRKLPFLAHAALAHVQCRDPTKFLLTMINTINRERSEIPD; encoded by the exons ATGGAAACCAGTGTTCCAATGGAGATCACCGTTCAAACTCTCACCAATGGAGACTCCGTCCACGGCCAGACGGACATAATCCCGGAACTCGCAGTAGCTTCTTCTCCGGCGCCGTCATCGTTACCGTCACCGTCACCTTCACCGGCGCCGGTTGTGGTCGAAGATAAGTTCCTCGTTTCAG TTGAAGTTTGCTTGAAGCCTTCTAGTACAGCTCGAATCGAGGATGTAAAATTAGCCGTCGAAAG AATGCTGGAAAAGAGGAACTTAAGCTATGTTGATGGTCCAATTGATGTGCCTATCAATGAAACCTTTCTTGTAGACAATGTTCAAAGAATATGCATATGTGACACAG AGGAATGGGTGGAAAACCATGATATTTTGTTGTTTTGGCAAGTCAAACCCCATGTTCATGTCTATCAG CTTAGTGAAGAGGGACCTTGTGAAGATTTAGATGGGGACAGCCAACTTTCTAGTTTTAGTGAATGGATTCTTCCTGCAAAGGAATTTGATGGCATGTGGGAAAG CTTAATTTACGAATCTGGTCTCAAGCAACGGCTATTGAGATATGCAGCAAGTGCTTTGCTATTTACTGAAAAGGGTGTTGACCCTTTACTCGTAGCATGGAATCG TATCATTCTACTACATGGTCCTCCCGGAACAGGCAAAACATCATTATGCAAAGCATTGGCACAAAAACTGTCCATACGTTTTAGCTCTAG ATATCCACATTCTCAGCTGGTCGAAGTTAATGCACATTCCTTGTTCAGTAAATGGTTTTCTGAAAGTGGCAAATTG GTTGCCAAACTTTTTCAGAAGATTCAGGAAATGGTGGAGGAGGAGAACAATCTGGTATTTGTTTTGATTG ATGAAGTTGAAAGCTTAGCTGCGGCAAGAAAAGCTGCTTTATCTGGCTCAGAACCTTCAGATTCTATAAGG GTGGTTAATGCTTTACTGACTCAGATGGATAAATTGAGGTCCTCACCAAATGTGATTATCCTGACCACATCCAACATAACAGCTGCTATCG ATATTGCTTTTGTTGATCGAGCCGATATAAAAGCATACGTGGGTCCTCCTACTGTACAAGCACGTTACGAAATACTAAGATCCTCTTTACAGGAGCTTTTACGAACTGGTATCTTGTCCAGTTCTCAG GATGATGGTGGTCACTTGATTCTTCCGAATTATGCTTCCTTGAAAGCCGGTTTGGCTTCAGCAACAGCAGAAGATAGTCAATATAACTTGAACATATACAAGCATTTGCTTGCAGCTGCCGAAGCATGCGAG GGACTGAGTGGAAGATCATTAAGGAAACTTCCTTTCTTAGCTCATGCAGCACTAGCTCATGTTCAATGTCGCGACCCCACTAAGTTTTTGCTTACAATGATCAATACGATTAATAGGGAGCGGTCTGAGATACCTGACTAG